Proteins from a single region of Theileria parva strain Muguga chromosome 1, complete sequence, whole genome shotgun sequence:
- the fusA gene encoding translation elongation factor G, translating to MQKCCHKFLFYLTFIYTCVNSVNSLNILNSSAQFFVNNVLTNGIPLSLTNRSKCNKYTQGFINKTAVIKDSSIPFLKNDRNQQRLQALPKTFEITEVKLDRYRNIGIMAHIDAGKTTTTERILYLTGVTYKLGEVHDGEAVMDYMPQERERGITITSAATTCFWRGGYRKIPLHRINIIDTPGHVDFTLEVERSLRVLDGGIVVFDGVAGVETQSETVWRQADKFKIPRIAYVNKMDRIGSNFEKCLDEMKEKLGAFPIPVFIPVGNYTDFQGVIDIVRSKFYKFKDEKKNFEYEELEVPKDQMDEYNKYRDLLVETVAQESDELLEKFISEEPITEIEIRRTLRSLTLSNTVIPVACGSSLKNKNIQGILDMVLDFLPSPCETNKLFLNTVKSNEKDESEVETGNNEENTELDINQNVNFDVTDFTLPLAALVFKLSFDQQVGNQTFIRIYRGSIKTGDYVYNPRTKKSQRVQKILFMHSNERKLIKEAHAGDIVSLVGIKAITGDTLCCEKNPIVLESIDFPEPVISLSIDIVNPQDEPRIQQILDRYAEEDPSFKVHRNYETGETLISGMGELHLDVMVDRIKREQNLPLKVGSPQVAFKETFIKEVVSEGKFIKQTGGKGQYGHVNLQVVPLEQGSGVKFESKIIGGAIPKEFIPRIEDAIRDELNTGLFANYPVTDVLIVLTDGSYHEVDSSEFAFRMASSRGIKEAARLSGMKLLEPIMKVSITCPTDNFGEVVCDLSRRRGRVTNTKQGYGTVKEIEGEAPLREMTGYMTTLRKISQGRGFYTMEMSHYSPVPRDIQDQIVASKQTK from the exons atgCAAAAATGTTGtcataaatttttattctatcTAACTTTCATTTACACATGTGTTAATTCTGTAAACtcacttaatattttaaattcttctGCACAATTTTTCGTAAATAATGTTCTAACAAACGGGATTCCCCTTTCTCTAACAAATCGCAgtaaatgtaataaatatacacagggatttattaataaaaccGCTGTTATAAAGGATTCTTCTATACCTTTTTTAAAGAATGATAGGAATCAACAAAGATTACAAGCTCTTCCTAAAACCTTTGAAATCACCGAAGTCAAACTTGATAGATATCGCAACATCG GTATTATGGCCCATATTGACGCTGGGAAAACAACAACAACTGAGcgaatattatatttaactgGTGTAACATATAAATTAGGAGAAGTCCATGATG GAGAGGCAGTTATGGATTATATGCCTCAGGAGAGGGAAAGAGGTATAACCATAACATCAGCAGCCACCACATGTTTCTGGAGGGGTGGATATCGTAAAATTCCACTACATCGcattaatataattgacACTCCAGGGCATGTAGATTTCACTCTAGAG GTTGAACGATCACTAAGAGTTCTTGATGGAGGAATTGTAGTTTTTGACGGTGTTGCAGGAGTTGAAACACAATCAGAAACTGTCTGGAGACAAGctgataaatttaag ATACCAAGAATAGCATATGTGAATAAGATGGACAGAATAGGAtcaaattttgaaaagtGTCTTGACGAGATGAAGGAGAAATTAGGCGCATTTCCAATCCCAGTGTTCATCCCAGTTGGAAACTACACTGATTTCCAAGGAGTTATAGATATCGTCAG AAGCAAATTTTACAAGTTTAAAGATGAGAAAAAGAATTTTGAATATGAAGAATTGGAGGTTCCAAAGGATCAAATGGATGAATATAATAAGTATAG AGACTTGTTAGTGGAAACTGTAGCACAGGAATCTGATGAGCTTTTAGAAAAGTTCATCTCTGAAG AGCCTATAACGGAAATTGAAATTAGAAGAACATTGAGATCACTCACACTGTCAAACACTGTGATTCCAGTAGCCTGTGGAAGctcattaaaaaataagaatattcaag gcATTTTGGATATGGTTTTGGATTTTTTACCATCACCTTGTGAGACTAATAAACTGTTCCTGAATACTGTTAAATCTAATGAAAAAGATGAATCTGAAGTAGAAACTGGAAATAATGAAGAAAACACAGAATTAGATATAAACC AAAACGTTAACTTTGACGTCACAGACTTCACATTACCACTAGCAGCTCTGGTATTCAAG ttGTCATTTGATCAACAAGTTGGAAATCAGACATTTATCAGGATATACCGAGGTTCTATAAAGACCGGCGATTATGTGTATAATCCAAGAACAAAGAAGAGTCAAAGAGTGCAAAAAATCCTCTTCATGCACTCAAATGAAAGGAAACTAATAAAGGAAGCACATGCCGGTGATATCGTCTCActa GTGGGGATAAAGGCGATAACAGGTGACACACTTTGCTGTGAGAAAAATCCGATAGTTTTGGAGTCAATAGACTTTCCAGAACCTGTGATAAGTCTTTCAATTGACATTGTAAACCCACAAGACGAGCCTAGAATTCAACAGATTCTTGACAGATATGCAGAAGAAGATCCCTCATTCAAAGTCCACAGA aaTTATGAGACTGGAGAAACACTAATCAGTGGAATGGGAGAATTACACCTTGATGTCATGGTAGACAGAATAAAAAGGGAACAGAACTTACCACTGAAAGTTGGATCTCCTCAAGTGGCTTTCAAAGAAACTTTCATCAAAGAAGTTGTTTCAGAAGGAAA GTTTATTAAGCAAACTGGTGGAAAAGGGCAGTACGGTCATGTGAATTTACAGGTTGTCCCATTGGAGCAAGGCAGTGGAGTTAAGTTTGAGAGTAAGATAATAGGTGGTGCAATACCCAAGGAGTTCATACCTCGTATTGAGGACGCGATAAGAGATGAGCTTAACACTGGGTTATTTGCAAACTACCCTGTTACAGACGTGCTGATAGTTCTGACCGACGGTTCATATCATGAAGTTGACAGCTCAGAATTCGCCTTCAGAATGGCGTCATCCAGAGGCATAAAAGAAGCTGCAAGACTTTCCGGAATGAAGCTACTGGAGCCAATAATGAAGGTGAGCATTACTTGTCCTACTGATAACTTTGGAGAAGTTGTTTGTGACCTTTCAAGAAGACGAGGTAGGGTTACAAATACTAAACAGGGGTATGGCACTGTTAAGGAAATTGAAGGTGAGGCTCCTCTTAGAGAAATGACAGGATACATGACAACACTCAGGAAAATCAGTCAAGGAAGAGGGTTCTACACAATGGAAATGTCACACTACAGCCCCGTCCCCAGAGATATTCAAGACCAAATTGTAGCCTCCAAACAGacaaaataa
- the DRG1 gene encoding uncharacterized protein, with the protein MSIYQKIADIEAEMARTQKNKATNFHLGLLKAKLSKLRAQLIEGGGSKGGGAGEGFDVSKTGDARVGLVGFPSVGKSTLLNKLTGTFSEVADYEFTTLTCVPGVIKYKGSKIQLLDLPGIIEGAKDGKGRGKQVIAVARTCTLILVVLDAAKSMHHKKLLEKEMEGFGIRLNKSPPNITFTRKDKGGVSITHTVPLTNIDEEMIKSICHEYRISNASFVIRCDPTVDDIIDVIEGNRIYIPCLYVMNKIDQITIPELDILSQVPHYVPISAHHEWNLDCLLESIWKYLDLIRIYTKPRGKIPDYEAPVILKRNHSRVEDFCLRIHKSLLTQFKYALVWGKSAKHNPQKVGKDHFLADQDIVQIVKK; encoded by the exons aTGTCGATATATCAGAAGATTGCCGATATTGAGGCTGAGATGGCCAGGACTCAGAAGAACAAGGCCACCAACTTTCACCTGGGTTTACTCAAAGCTAAACTCTCCAAACTCAGAGCACAACTCATTGAAG GCGGAGGAAGTAAAGGTGGCGGAGCTGGTGAGGGGTTTGATGTATCTAAGACTGGTGATGCTAGGGTTGGTTTAGTTGGGTTTCCTTCAGTTGGGAAATCAACTTTACTAAACAAGTTAACTGGCACCTTTTCTGAAGTTGCTGACTATGAATTCACAACTCTTACCTGCGTTCCCGGTGTAATAAAGTACAAAGGTTCTAAGATCCAGTTACTTGACCTTCCTGGTATTATTGAGGGTGCTAAGGATGGAAAGGGTAGAGGCAAACAAGTCATAGCAGTTGCCAGGACTTGTACACTTATTTTAGTCGTTCTAGACGCAGCTAAATCAATGCATCATAAGAAATTACTTGAAAAGGAGATGGAAGGATTTGGCATCAGACTCAACAAATCACCTCCAAATATTACCTTCACACGAAAAGACAAAG GAGGAGTTTCAATAACGCATACCGTAccattaacaaatattgATGAGGAGATGATAAAGTCAATTTGCCATGAATATCGCATAAGTAACGCTTCATTTGTAATTCGCTGTGACCCTACCGTTGATGATATAATTGACGTTATTGAGGGGAACAGGATTTACATACCGTGTCTCTACGTTATGAACAAGATTGATCAGATTACAATACCAGAACTTGATATTCTATCTCAAGTTCCTCACTACGTACCAATCTCAGCACATCACGAG TGGAATTTGGATTGTCTGTTGGAGTCAATTTGGAAGTATTTGGATCTGATAAGGATCTACACAAAGCCCAGAGGAAAGATTCCGGACTATGAAGCACCTGTTATACTTAAGAGGAACCACTCAAGAGTTGAGGATTTCTGTCTAAGAATACATAAATCGCTTCTTACACAGTTCAAATACGCTTTGGTTTGGGGGAAATCAGCTAAACATAACCCTCAAAAGGTTGGAAAGGATCATTTTCTGGCCGATCAAGATATTGTACAAATTGTTAAGAAATAA
- the setd8-a gene encoding N-lysine methyltransferase SETD8-A → MRDSYTDNYYHNFSCKNIENRFLRNGYTFNGRPKRPISRITSYINSYSSDSDESFKDDLADITSNYHSSPQTQSSINCTPIPVQIIQSPNDKVDTGTKVDNSNDAEYTEKPLGDQILTPRPSRYRRIQKVKSVKREPPIREISYAELSTPDVTKKQVKDSKYNYSDQNIDSSYTSYVDSLFGVEPYKYVHEHQPLKLFWLENSEVSGLMRIPSLTSLSNEFSNSEKLYMVFTDYTIDIIQDVSCLKMIKARDGYTPFVVIYSYNLKSMYFKVVKRTMSEVSMVSFNKNSTDLDDCLSFDCANSQISSSDEQDSNYEFYRSYLYGKDDGTDPNRVRVLVHPSNKTHFDLRYLSVNPNSHREEMVDNKSMVKKENVEVKDEESDLESSNSDSPFSNTFQNGTQFNLPDDLFDECKLLVGVDVSNKGSSCPDSVANYRSESVIKKNYTVYIPENTLPLDQIDDMTNGNLSNTGDELGKGDEQLSKEFLLNLVKVRDEGNVLYRSGDMVLTEGQVLKIEFPTIYTKHFEYDYVTLYSDNTLKSCFNFIKSLLPEDCLNININKLAQFCPNIFWNLALAGDIETSIIELDPEMVKSLYRRKRTVTVDSEFRNGKTKITPNSLSYLDNNFIIMQNLFQRDAEEKIKKLLEIERQNGGKMTRIVINKHAEDDDLIKLLIDDNGFTRKSMQVLTEKQKNMVYNECMKRNFYVPVHIKFNPQKGRGVYAAYKIHKDDFLMEYKGELITEKVANFRNNKYNKSKKYKGSFIFFFKHNGTRYGIDATEEDISFGPARLVNHSRKNANIVPKTLLSNNYPRLIFIAKRDIECGEELLVDYGERDPSVIKDNPWLLD, encoded by the exons ATGAGAGACTCGTATACGGATAATTATTACCACAATTTCAGCTGTAAAAATATAGAGAACCGTTTCTTGAGAAATGGTTATACCTTTAACGGAAGACCAAAACGTCCCATTTCACGCATTACATCGTATATTAATTCGTATTCCTCAGACTCTGACGAGTCTTTTAAAGATGATTTAGCTGATATTACAAGTAACTATCACTCCTCACCTCAAACGCAATCTTCCATCAACTGCACTCCAATACCCgtacaaattattcaatcCCCCAATGATAAGGTTGACACTGGTACTAAAGTGGATAACTCAAATGATGCCGAATATACGGAAAAGCCATTAGGAgatcaaattttaacaccACGGCCTAGCAGGTACCGCAGAATACAAAAAGTAAAATCTGTTAAAAGAGAACCTCCCATCCGAGAAATAAGTTATGCTGAGCTCAGTACGCCTGATGTTACAAAGAAACAAGTGAAAGATTCAAAGTACAATTACTCGGATCAGAACATTGACAGTAGTTATACGTCATATGTTGACAGTTTGTTTGGAGTTGAGCCTTACAAATATGTCCACGAGCATCAACCCCTGAAGTTATTCTGGCTTGAAAACTCTGAAGTCAGTGGCCTCATGAGGATACCCTCACTCACCTCACTCAGTAATGAGTTTTCCAACTCCGAAAAACTCTACATGGTCTTCACCGATTACACCATCGACATCATTCAAGACGTTTCC TGTTTGAAGATGATAAAGGCAAGGGATGGTTATACACCGTTTGTGGTTATATATTCATATAACCTCAAGAGTATGTACTTTAAGGTGGTGAAACGGACAATGTCCGAGGTTAGTATGGTCTCGTTTAATAAGAATTCCACTGACCTAGACGATTGTCTCTCATTTGACTGTGCAAACTCTCAAATCTCATCATCTGATGAACAAGATTCTAATTATGAGTTTTACAGAAGTTATCTCTATGGCAAAGATGATGGAACAGACCCTAACCGTGTCCGAGTACTCGTACATCCCTCCAACAAAACACATTTCGACCTACGATATCTCTCCGTTAATCCCAATAG TCATAGAGAGGAAATGGTGGATAATAAGTCAATGGTGAAGAAAGAGAATGTTGAGGTAAAGGATGAGGAAAGTGATTTGGAGTCATCAAATTCAGATTCTCCATTTTCAAACACGTTTCAAAATGGAACACAGTTTAACTTACCAGATGACTTGTTTGATGAGTGTAAGTTACTGGTTGGAGTTGACGTCTCCAACAAGGGTTCAAGTTGCCCAGATTCCGTGGCTAATTACAGGTCAGAATCTGTAATCAAGAAAAATTACACAGTATACATTCCGGAAAACACACTACCCTTGGACCAAATAGATGACATGACCAATGGCAATCTCTCTAATACGGGAGATGAATTAGGTAAAGGGGATGAACAATTGTCTAAAGAGTTTTTATTGAATTTGGTGAAGGTGAGAGATGAAGGGAATGTGTTGTATAGATCTGGTGACATGGTACTGACAGAGGGACaagtattaaaaattgagTTCCCCACTATATATACAAAGCATTTCGAATATGATTACGTAACTCTTTACTCTGATAATACTCTGAAATCCTGTTTCAACTTCATTAAATCACTGTTACCGGAGGATTGtcttaatattaatattaacaagTTGGCCCAGTTTTGTCCGAATATTTTCTGGAATTTGGCTCTTGCAGGTGATATTGAGACTTCAATCATCGAGCTAGACCCTGAGATGGTCAAGTCGCTCTACAGACGCAAGAGAACAGTCACTGTAGATAGTGAGTTTAGAAATGGAAAGACTAAAATCACACCTAACTCACTCAGTTATctggataataattttattattatgcAAAATCTATTCCAACGAGACGCTGAGGAGAAGATTAAGAAATTACTGGAAATTGAACGACAGAATGGCGGGAAAATGACCAGAATTGTCATCAATAAACATGCCGAAGATGATGACCTCATCAAATTACTCATTGATGATAATGGATTCACCAG GAAGAGTATGCAAGTATTGACTGAGAAGCAGAAGAATATGGTATATAATGAGTGTATGAAGAGGAATTTCTATGTGCCAGTACACATCAAATTTAACCCCCAAAAAGGCCGAGGCGTTTACGCCGCATACAAAATACACAAAGATGATTTCCTCATGG AGTATAAAGGAGAGTTGATAACGGAGAAAGTGGCGAATTTTCGAAATAACAAGTACAATAAATCCAAAAAATACAAAGG ATCTTTTATATTCTTTTTTAAGCATAATGGCACGAGGTATGGAATTGATGCTACTGAGGAGGATATAAGCTTTGGTCCTGCTAGACTAGTAAACCATTCAAGGAAAAACGCAAACATCGTGCCGAAAACTCTGTTAAGTAATAATTACCCCCGACTCATATTCATTGCCAAACGTGACATCGAATG TGGTGAGGAGTTACTGGTGGATTACGGAGAACGAGACCCAAGCGTTATTAAAGATAATCCATGGCTACTGGATTAA